In one Modestobacter sp. L9-4 genomic region, the following are encoded:
- a CDS encoding putative quinol monooxygenase, which yields MSIIIVASFTPKPGRRDALREAFTAAAAKVVSEPGCERYSVQEDEEGFVFVERWASEEAIAEHEKAEAFTTMMATVGDDLAGPPGVRLLSPLPAEDPKGRL from the coding sequence GTGTCGATCATCATCGTCGCCAGCTTCACCCCCAAGCCCGGACGTCGGGACGCCCTGCGCGAGGCGTTCACCGCCGCCGCCGCCAAGGTGGTCTCCGAGCCCGGCTGCGAGCGCTACTCGGTCCAGGAGGACGAGGAGGGCTTCGTCTTCGTCGAGCGCTGGGCCAGCGAGGAGGCCATCGCCGAGCACGAGAAGGCCGAGGCCTTCACCACGATGATGGCCACGGTCGGCGACGACCTGGCCGGCCCTCCCGGGGTGCGCCTGCTGTCCCCGCTCCCGGCCGAGGACCCCAAGGGCCGGCTGTGA
- a CDS encoding ABC transporter permease — translation MSAPAQTGVKPPSAARMVRLVAAREVATRIRDKNFLVGSAVLLLLVLGMLVFQVAINSGTDSTSIGVVGGSSQLSTALEGQGDALGTEVEVVDYDDEAAARAAVEQGDVDGALLSPSGAQPELLVESDGGQVESLVRGAVQGLSMDQQLAEAGVQLQAPPEVDVVALDPDADADLEAAIVALICVAVLYSLLVLFAQFVAQGVVEEKSSRVVELLLATMRPWQLLAGKIIGLGVLGLAQMVVVAVIGVAGALAFDVVDLPGRLIGTVLTAVAWFVLGYVFYASIFAAAASLVSRQEDLGSVLTPATLLPVVGLVIAIQAAQDPTSTLATVTSYIPGLSPMVMPVRQAAGEAAVWEVGLAVLLMLVSIAVIVRIGGRIYAGALLRTGGKVKLRDALRAES, via the coding sequence GTGAGCGCTCCCGCGCAGACCGGGGTGAAGCCGCCCAGCGCCGCCCGGATGGTCCGCCTGGTGGCCGCCCGCGAGGTCGCCACCCGGATCCGGGACAAGAACTTCCTCGTCGGGTCGGCCGTCCTGCTGCTGCTGGTCCTGGGCATGCTCGTCTTCCAGGTGGCGATCAACAGCGGCACCGACTCCACCTCGATCGGCGTGGTCGGCGGGAGCTCCCAGCTCTCGACCGCGCTGGAGGGCCAGGGCGACGCGCTGGGCACCGAGGTCGAGGTCGTCGACTACGACGACGAGGCGGCGGCTCGCGCCGCGGTCGAGCAGGGCGACGTCGACGGCGCCCTGCTCAGCCCGTCCGGGGCCCAGCCCGAGCTGCTGGTCGAGAGCGACGGCGGACAGGTCGAGTCCCTGGTGCGGGGCGCGGTCCAGGGCCTGTCCATGGACCAGCAGCTGGCCGAGGCGGGGGTGCAGCTGCAGGCCCCGCCGGAGGTCGACGTGGTCGCCCTCGACCCGGACGCCGACGCCGACCTGGAGGCGGCGATCGTGGCGCTGATCTGCGTGGCGGTGCTCTACAGCCTGCTGGTGCTGTTCGCGCAGTTCGTCGCGCAGGGCGTGGTGGAGGAGAAGTCCAGCCGGGTGGTCGAGCTGCTGCTGGCCACCATGCGCCCGTGGCAGCTGCTGGCCGGCAAGATCATCGGGCTGGGCGTGCTCGGGCTGGCCCAGATGGTGGTGGTCGCGGTGATCGGCGTGGCCGGCGCGCTGGCCTTCGACGTCGTCGACCTGCCCGGCCGGCTGATCGGAACCGTGCTCACCGCGGTCGCCTGGTTCGTGCTCGGCTACGTCTTCTACGCGTCGATCTTCGCCGCGGCGGCGTCGCTCGTCAGCCGGCAGGAGGACCTGGGCAGCGTGCTCACCCCGGCAACGCTGCTGCCCGTCGTCGGGCTGGTGATCGCGATCCAGGCCGCCCAGGACCCGACCAGCACGCTGGCCACGGTCACGTCCTACATACCCGGGTTGTCGCCGATGGTCATGCCGGTGCGGCAGGCCGCCGGGGAGGCCGCGGTCTGGGAGGTCGGCCTCGCCGTCCTGCTGATGCTGGTCTCGATCGCGGTCATCGTGCGGATCGGCGGGCGGATCTACGCGGGCGCGCTGCTGCGCACCGGCGGCAAGGTCAAGCTCCGCGACGCCCTGCGCGCGGAGAGCTGA
- a CDS encoding UdgX family uracil-DNA binding protein (This protein belongs to the uracil DNA glycosylase superfamily, members of which act in excision repair of DNA. However, it belongs more specifically to UdgX branch, whose founding member was found to bind uracil in DNA (where it does not belong), without cleaving it, appears to promote DNA repair by a pathway involving RecA, rather than base excision.): MSTENHPAQPPTGVGLAGLREAAAGCRACELWEPATQTVFGEGPETARIVFVGEQPGDQEDRAGEPFVGPAGKLLDRALGDAAIDRRDAYITNSVKHFRFTPTPKRRIHQSPGAEHIRACKPWLEAEFSVLQPEIVVCLGAVAAKALISPTFKITKERGQLLPWTPPGRQLTLLTEPDADGDEPEEEVPAQTWMLATAHPSAILRTPDDARAAAYDALVADLKVVAGALA; encoded by the coding sequence ATGAGCACCGAGAACCACCCGGCCCAGCCGCCCACCGGAGTCGGCCTGGCCGGCCTGCGCGAGGCCGCGGCCGGCTGCCGGGCCTGCGAGCTGTGGGAGCCCGCCACCCAGACGGTGTTCGGGGAGGGCCCGGAGACCGCCCGGATCGTCTTCGTCGGCGAGCAGCCCGGCGACCAGGAGGACCGCGCCGGCGAGCCCTTCGTCGGCCCGGCCGGCAAGCTGCTGGACCGCGCGCTGGGCGACGCGGCCATCGACCGCCGGGACGCCTACATCACCAACTCCGTGAAGCACTTCCGGTTCACGCCCACGCCCAAGCGGCGGATCCACCAGTCACCGGGTGCGGAGCACATCCGCGCGTGCAAGCCCTGGCTGGAGGCGGAGTTCTCGGTCCTGCAGCCGGAGATCGTCGTCTGCCTCGGCGCGGTGGCCGCCAAGGCACTGATCTCCCCGACGTTCAAGATCACCAAGGAGCGGGGGCAGCTGCTGCCCTGGACGCCGCCCGGCCGCCAGCTCACCCTGCTCACCGAGCCCGACGCCGACGGCGACGAGCCCGAGGAGGAGGTGCCGGCCCAGACCTGGATGCTCGCCACCGCGCACCCCTCGGCCATCCTGCGGACGCCGGACGACGCCCGCGCCGCTGCCTACGACGCCCTCGTCGCCGACCTCAAGGTGGTCGCCGGCGCCCTCGCCTGA
- a CDS encoding UDP-N-acetylglucosamine-peptide N-acetylglucosaminyltransferase → MDDDLDQRFAALDGSDDVDALMDVGRDLTDAERYREAEQCFRRAAGSGSGAALFALAWSLAAQECWRDAALAFERAASAGEVDGWLHQGVCLEEVGDLAGARLAYERAAAVGDADGWVHQAWLSRLTGDHARATDALVAGVAAGSELAAAVQACWQWHATRDPVLEPALRAGAELYQDARADLAALLRQARRLQEAKAVLERGVELGETGSMLPLGNLLSDDLEDDDAAERVYRLGIAAGDVFCHNNLGVLLRDRGDVAGAAEQFMLGELSGDAKAAANLTALREDGP, encoded by the coding sequence GTGGACGACGACCTGGACCAGCGGTTCGCCGCGCTGGACGGTTCGGACGACGTCGATGCGCTGATGGACGTGGGCCGTGACCTGACGGACGCCGAGCGGTACCGCGAAGCCGAGCAGTGCTTCCGCCGCGCGGCTGGGTCCGGCAGCGGCGCAGCGCTGTTCGCCCTGGCGTGGTCACTGGCAGCGCAGGAGTGCTGGCGCGACGCTGCGCTCGCCTTCGAGCGAGCGGCCTCGGCGGGTGAGGTCGACGGCTGGCTGCACCAGGGTGTCTGCCTCGAGGAGGTCGGTGACCTCGCCGGCGCTCGGCTCGCCTACGAGCGAGCTGCGGCGGTGGGTGATGCCGACGGGTGGGTGCACCAGGCATGGCTGTCGCGGCTCACGGGAGACCACGCTCGTGCGACCGATGCGCTCGTCGCCGGGGTGGCTGCAGGCAGTGAGCTGGCCGCGGCGGTGCAGGCCTGCTGGCAGTGGCACGCGACCCGGGACCCGGTCCTCGAGCCCGCCTTGCGGGCCGGCGCCGAGCTCTACCAGGACGCCCGGGCGGACCTGGCTGCCTTGTTGCGCCAGGCCCGTCGACTCCAGGAGGCGAAGGCCGTGCTCGAGCGCGGCGTCGAGCTCGGTGAGACCGGGTCGATGCTGCCGCTGGGCAACCTGCTGAGCGACGACCTCGAGGACGACGACGCCGCCGAACGGGTCTACCGGCTGGGCATCGCCGCCGGGGATGTCTTTTGCCACAACAACCTGGGCGTGCTCCTGCGTGACCGCGGCGACGTCGCGGGCGCGGCGGAGCAGTTCATGCTCGGTGAGCTCAGCGGTGACGCCAAGGCCGCCGCCAACCTGACGGCCCTCCGCGAAGACGGCCCCTGA
- a CDS encoding FAD-dependent oxidoreductase encodes MAESARPLRVAVVGAGPAGIYAADALASQDDVPVAVDLIDRLPTPFGLVRYGIAPDHLKMRALRETLHHVLDHERVRFVGNVDIGADLSVEELRGHVDAVVYTYGAAGDRTLGIEGEELPGSLAATDLVAWYTGHPDAKVARVEQLVSGARDVVVVGVGNVALDVARVLARSPAELHPTDMPQHVLDALAAAPVERITVLGRRGPAQASFTTQELRELGHLAAATVLVDPADLTDAGDDALAAEDRHVARNLAALADYAGHEPVPGTVGVRLRFHARPVRLLGTDRVTGVEVERTTVDADGRAVGTGELDVVPADLVVRSVGYRGHALPGLPLEGGTVPHEAGRVLRGGVPSRGEYVAGWIKRGPTGVVGTNKHDARETVASLLADVAAGTLSPRGVDDWIDTLRARGGHPVLLSDWRTIDAAEIALGATRGRARTTIHDRAELLAAVRASAERLEG; translated from the coding sequence GTGGCCGAGAGCGCACGACCCCTGCGGGTGGCGGTGGTCGGCGCGGGTCCCGCGGGCATCTACGCCGCCGACGCCCTGGCCTCCCAGGACGACGTCCCGGTGGCCGTCGACCTGATCGACCGGCTGCCGACGCCGTTCGGGCTGGTGCGCTACGGCATCGCGCCGGACCACCTGAAGATGCGGGCGCTGCGCGAGACGCTGCACCACGTCCTGGACCACGAGCGGGTGCGCTTCGTCGGCAACGTGGACATCGGTGCAGACCTCTCCGTCGAGGAGCTGCGCGGGCACGTGGACGCCGTCGTCTACACCTACGGCGCCGCCGGCGACCGCACGCTGGGCATCGAGGGCGAGGAGCTGCCCGGCAGCCTGGCCGCCACCGACCTGGTCGCCTGGTACACCGGCCACCCCGACGCCAAAGTCGCTCGGGTCGAGCAGCTGGTGTCCGGCGCGCGGGACGTCGTGGTGGTCGGGGTCGGCAACGTGGCGCTGGACGTGGCCCGGGTGCTTGCCCGCTCCCCCGCCGAGCTACACCCCACCGACATGCCCCAGCACGTGCTCGACGCCCTGGCCGCCGCACCCGTCGAGCGGATCACCGTGCTCGGCCGCCGTGGCCCGGCGCAGGCCAGCTTCACCACGCAGGAGCTGCGCGAGCTCGGGCACCTGGCCGCGGCCACGGTGCTCGTCGACCCCGCCGACCTCACCGACGCCGGGGACGACGCGCTGGCAGCCGAGGACCGACACGTCGCCCGCAACCTGGCCGCACTCGCCGACTACGCCGGGCACGAGCCGGTGCCGGGCACGGTGGGCGTGCGGCTGCGCTTCCACGCCCGCCCGGTGCGGCTGCTGGGCACCGACCGGGTCACCGGCGTCGAGGTCGAGCGGACGACGGTCGACGCCGACGGCCGTGCGGTGGGCACCGGGGAGCTCGACGTCGTCCCGGCCGACCTGGTGGTGCGCTCGGTCGGCTACCGCGGGCACGCGCTGCCCGGACTCCCGCTGGAGGGCGGGACGGTGCCGCACGAGGCGGGCCGGGTGCTGCGCGGCGGGGTGCCCAGCCGCGGTGAGTACGTGGCGGGCTGGATCAAGCGCGGCCCGACCGGGGTGGTGGGCACCAACAAGCACGACGCCCGGGAGACGGTGGCCTCGCTGCTGGCCGACGTCGCGGCCGGCACGCTGTCCCCGCGCGGGGTCGACGACTGGATCGACACCCTGCGCGCCCGCGGCGGGCACCCGGTGCTGCTGTCGGACTGGCGGACCATCGACGCCGCCGAGATCGCGCTCGGCGCCACCCGCGGCCGGGCCCGGACGACGATCCACGACCGGGCCGAGCTGCTCGCCGCCGTCCGCGCGTCCGCGGAGCGACTGGAGGGCTGA
- the ppc gene encoding phosphoenolpyruvate carboxylase — MSEATVDVADLRTPGGVEPDERTDDPLRADIRLLGRVLGEVIGEQAGADVLDLVEQTRVEAFRIRRSEVDRSELAERLAALDPRSANHVIRAFSHFSLLANIAEDVHHERRRRHHRREGSPPQKGSLAASFELLDAAGLDGETVAAELAGALVVPVVTAHPTETRRRTITAVQTQVSELIRQRDNAGPDGIDERAWAAHLWREVLTLWQTALLRLSRLRLADEIEEALRYYELSLFEVMPALNTELRQALRQRWPDADLLPTPMLQPGSWIGGDRDGNPFVTADAVRRATTSQAETALRHHLSELDALGGELSMSDRLVVPTDALYALAEVAQDDSPFRADEPYRRAIRGIHDRLAATAVRVLGHVPGNEPEVDLTPYALPEDLLADLDTVDASLRSHGAGALADDRLARLRDAVEVFGFHLCGLDMRQNSSVHEEVLGELLAWAGVCEDYAALDEDARVALLTAELTLRRPLVRADAELSELARGELDLVVAAAEQVRLIGPRTIPNYVISMCESVSDVLEVAVLLKEVGLLELDAEGRPHSSVGISPLFETIGDLQASGAILTAMLEQPLYRALVANRGDAQEVMLGYSDSNKDGGYLAAQWALYRAELALVEVARANGIRLRLFHGRGGTVGRGGGPSYEAIRAQPPGSVAGSLRITEQGEVIAAKYASPDRARRNLEALVAATLESTLLDIEGLGSDAEDVYALFDDLAARAQGAYRALVHETPGFVEWFRAATPIRELAELNIGSRPPSRKAGDNISDLRAIPWVFSWSQARIMLPGWYGTGSALESWVDGDPDRLARLQDLHARWPFFRTILSNMGMVLAKTDLDLAARYASLVPDEDLRDRVFSQITAEHERSVRMLLAVTGDDQLLADNPSLRRSIRNRFPYLEPLHHLQVEMLRRRRAGDDDELVRRCIQLTINGVATALRNSG; from the coding sequence GTGTCAGAAGCCACCGTCGACGTCGCCGACCTCCGCACCCCGGGCGGGGTCGAGCCCGATGAGCGCACCGACGACCCGTTGCGCGCCGACATCCGCCTGCTGGGGCGGGTCCTGGGCGAGGTGATCGGCGAGCAGGCCGGTGCCGACGTCCTGGACCTGGTCGAGCAGACCCGGGTCGAGGCCTTCCGCATCCGCCGGTCGGAGGTCGACCGGTCCGAGCTGGCCGAGCGGCTCGCCGCACTCGACCCGCGATCGGCCAACCACGTCATCCGCGCCTTCAGCCACTTCTCGTTGCTGGCCAACATCGCCGAGGACGTGCACCACGAGCGCCGCCGCCGGCACCACCGCCGCGAGGGGTCCCCGCCGCAGAAGGGCAGCCTGGCCGCCTCCTTCGAGCTGCTGGACGCCGCCGGCCTGGACGGCGAGACCGTGGCGGCGGAGCTGGCCGGCGCGCTCGTCGTCCCGGTGGTCACCGCGCACCCCACCGAGACCCGCCGCCGCACCATCACCGCGGTGCAGACGCAGGTCAGCGAGCTGATCCGGCAGCGCGACAACGCCGGCCCCGACGGCATCGACGAGCGGGCCTGGGCCGCGCACCTCTGGCGCGAGGTCCTCACCCTCTGGCAGACGGCGCTGCTGCGGCTGAGCCGGCTGCGGCTGGCCGACGAGATCGAGGAGGCGCTGCGTTACTACGAGCTGTCGCTGTTCGAGGTCATGCCGGCGCTGAACACCGAGCTGCGCCAGGCCCTGCGCCAGCGCTGGCCGGACGCCGACCTGCTGCCCACCCCGATGCTGCAGCCGGGCTCGTGGATCGGTGGTGACCGCGACGGCAACCCGTTCGTCACCGCCGACGCGGTCCGCCGGGCCACCACCAGCCAGGCCGAGACGGCACTGCGGCACCACCTGTCCGAGCTGGACGCCCTGGGCGGCGAGCTGTCGATGAGCGACCGGCTGGTCGTCCCCACTGACGCGCTCTACGCCCTCGCCGAGGTCGCCCAGGACGACTCCCCGTTCCGCGCCGACGAGCCCTACCGCCGGGCGATCCGCGGCATCCACGACCGCCTGGCCGCCACCGCCGTCCGGGTCCTGGGCCACGTGCCGGGCAACGAGCCGGAGGTCGACCTGACCCCCTACGCGCTGCCGGAGGACCTGCTCGCCGACCTGGACACCGTCGACGCATCGCTGCGCAGCCACGGCGCCGGCGCGCTGGCCGACGACCGGCTGGCCCGGCTGCGCGACGCGGTGGAGGTCTTCGGCTTCCACCTGTGCGGACTGGACATGCGGCAGAACTCCTCGGTGCACGAGGAGGTGCTCGGTGAGCTGCTGGCCTGGGCCGGGGTGTGCGAGGACTACGCCGCCCTGGACGAGGACGCCCGGGTCGCACTCCTCACCGCCGAGCTGACGCTGCGCCGCCCGCTGGTGCGCGCCGACGCCGAGCTGTCCGAGCTGGCCCGCGGTGAGCTGGACCTGGTCGTCGCCGCCGCCGAGCAGGTCCGGCTGATCGGGCCGCGCACCATCCCGAACTACGTGATCAGCATGTGCGAGTCGGTCAGCGACGTCCTGGAGGTCGCCGTCCTGCTCAAGGAGGTCGGCCTGCTGGAGCTGGACGCCGAGGGGCGCCCGCACTCCAGCGTCGGCATCTCGCCGCTGTTCGAGACGATCGGTGACCTGCAGGCCTCCGGCGCGATCCTCACCGCGATGCTCGAGCAGCCCCTCTACCGGGCGCTGGTGGCCAACCGCGGTGACGCACAGGAGGTCATGCTCGGCTACTCCGACAGCAACAAGGACGGCGGCTACCTGGCCGCGCAGTGGGCGCTGTACCGGGCCGAGCTGGCGCTGGTCGAGGTCGCCCGGGCCAACGGCATCCGGCTGCGGCTCTTCCACGGCCGCGGCGGCACCGTCGGCCGTGGCGGCGGCCCCAGCTACGAGGCGATCCGGGCGCAGCCGCCGGGCTCGGTGGCCGGCTCGCTGCGGATCACCGAGCAGGGCGAGGTGATCGCGGCCAAGTACGCCTCCCCGGACCGCGCCCGCCGCAACCTGGAGGCGCTGGTCGCCGCGACCCTGGAGTCCACGTTGCTGGACATCGAGGGCCTGGGCTCCGACGCCGAGGACGTCTACGCGCTCTTCGACGACCTCGCCGCCCGCGCCCAGGGCGCCTACCGCGCACTGGTGCACGAGACGCCGGGCTTCGTCGAGTGGTTCCGGGCCGCCACCCCGATCCGGGAGCTGGCGGAGCTGAACATCGGCAGCCGCCCGCCGTCGCGCAAGGCCGGCGACAACATCTCCGACCTGCGCGCCATCCCGTGGGTGTTCAGCTGGTCGCAGGCCCGGATCATGCTGCCCGGCTGGTACGGCACGGGCTCCGCGCTCGAGTCCTGGGTCGACGGCGACCCCGACCGCCTGGCCCGGCTGCAGGACCTGCACGCGCGCTGGCCGTTCTTCCGCACGATCCTGTCGAACATGGGGATGGTGCTGGCCAAGACCGACCTGGACCTGGCCGCCCGCTACGCCTCGCTGGTGCCCGACGAGGACCTGCGCGACCGGGTGTTCAGCCAGATCACCGCCGAGCACGAGCGCAGCGTCCGGATGCTGCTGGCGGTCACCGGCGACGACCAGCTGCTGGCCGACAACCCGTCGCTGCGCCGGTCGATCCGCAACCGGTTCCCCTATCTGGAGCCGCTGCACCACCTCCAGGTGGAGATGCTGCGCCGCCGCCGCGCCGGGGACGACGACGAGCTGGTGCGCCGCTGCATCCAGCTGACCATCAACGGCGTCGCCACCGCCCTGCGCAACTCCGGCTGA
- a CDS encoding SMP-30/gluconolactonase/LRE family protein, whose translation MRLRATPASASPAEHGEGPIWDAARSELVWVDITQGQVRRGRISGDDVVDLASHHGGDTVGFAVPAADGGWLLGAGAGISRLTEDGDAQVLIELADEGGSEKAGGTRMNDGACDRAGRFFAGTMAFDERTGGGTLYRLDLDGTVTTVLDGLTVSNGIGWSPDDSTMYLSDSGAKAVWAMDYDLESGVPGERRVLLDFSDDPDGVADGLTVDDEGCLWTALWGGAQVRRYSPTGELLTVVDVDAQNTTSCAFSGDLLVISTSVHGLDDEAKAAQPDAGRLFTVRTGVTGPGAHPYRGPLGDLSQV comes from the coding sequence ATGCGACTGCGAGCGACCCCGGCCAGCGCCTCCCCCGCCGAGCACGGGGAGGGCCCGATCTGGGACGCCGCCCGGTCCGAGCTGGTGTGGGTGGACATCACCCAGGGGCAGGTCCGTCGCGGCCGGATCTCCGGCGACGACGTCGTCGACCTGGCCTCCCACCACGGCGGCGACACCGTCGGGTTCGCCGTCCCGGCGGCCGACGGCGGCTGGCTGCTCGGTGCCGGGGCGGGGATCAGCCGGCTCACCGAGGACGGCGACGCGCAGGTGCTGATCGAGCTGGCCGACGAGGGCGGCTCGGAGAAGGCTGGCGGCACCCGGATGAACGACGGCGCCTGCGACCGGGCGGGGCGCTTCTTCGCCGGCACCATGGCCTTCGACGAGCGCACCGGCGGCGGCACCCTCTACCGGCTCGACCTCGACGGCACCGTGACCACGGTGCTCGACGGGCTGACGGTCTCCAACGGCATCGGCTGGTCGCCCGACGACAGCACCATGTACCTGTCCGACTCCGGCGCCAAGGCGGTCTGGGCGATGGACTACGACCTGGAGTCCGGCGTCCCCGGCGAGCGCCGGGTCCTGCTGGACTTCTCCGACGACCCGGACGGCGTCGCCGACGGCCTCACCGTGGACGACGAGGGCTGCCTCTGGACCGCGCTCTGGGGCGGGGCCCAGGTGCGGCGGTACTCCCCCACCGGCGAGCTGCTGACCGTGGTCGACGTCGACGCGCAGAACACGACGAGCTGCGCCTTCAGCGGCGACCTGTTGGTGATCAGCACCTCGGTGCACGGCCTGGACGACGAGGCGAAGGCGGCCCAGCCGGACGCCGGCAGGCTGTTCACCGTGCGCACCGGCGTCACCGGCCCCGGCGCCCACCCCTACCGCGGCCCGCTGGGTGACCTCTCGCAGGTGTAG
- a CDS encoding ABC transporter ATP-binding protein, which produces MLEIDGLYKAYGSNEVLKGVSFTVAPGQVFGFCGSNGAGKTTTMRIAMGLARADAGEVRWTGRPVDEAVRRRIGYMPEERGLYPKMKVGEQLTYFARLHGMDAAPAARAAEHWAERLGLGERRNDKVEKLSLGNQQRVQLAAALVSEPDVLILDEPFSGLDPVGVDSLAEALLDQARRGVPVVFSSHQLDLVERLCDAVGILARGSIVASGTVDALRSGAAGRQLRVVVPEAPAGWAAALPGVRVVSEQRGDTVLELGPGADDQQVLTAALRTGRVAHFAWREPTLVELFRDAVTQTREVAA; this is translated from the coding sequence GTGCTCGAGATCGACGGCCTGTACAAGGCCTACGGCAGCAACGAGGTGCTGAAGGGGGTGTCCTTCACCGTGGCGCCGGGGCAGGTCTTCGGCTTCTGCGGCTCCAACGGCGCCGGGAAGACCACCACCATGCGCATCGCGATGGGCCTGGCCCGGGCCGACGCCGGTGAGGTGCGCTGGACCGGCCGCCCTGTCGACGAGGCCGTCCGCCGGCGCATCGGCTACATGCCGGAGGAGCGGGGGCTCTACCCGAAGATGAAGGTCGGCGAGCAGCTCACCTACTTCGCCCGCCTGCACGGCATGGACGCCGCACCCGCCGCCCGCGCCGCCGAGCACTGGGCCGAGCGGCTGGGGCTGGGGGAGCGGCGGAACGACAAGGTGGAGAAGCTGTCGCTGGGCAACCAGCAGCGCGTGCAGCTCGCCGCCGCCCTGGTCAGCGAGCCCGACGTGCTGATACTCGACGAGCCGTTCTCCGGGCTGGACCCGGTCGGCGTCGACTCCCTCGCCGAGGCGCTGCTCGATCAGGCCCGCCGCGGTGTGCCGGTGGTCTTCTCCAGCCACCAGCTGGACCTCGTCGAGCGGCTCTGCGACGCCGTCGGCATCCTGGCCCGCGGCTCGATCGTGGCCAGCGGCACCGTCGACGCGCTGCGCTCCGGCGCGGCCGGCCGCCAGCTGCGGGTCGTCGTCCCCGAGGCGCCGGCCGGCTGGGCCGCGGCGCTCCCCGGGGTGCGCGTGGTCTCCGAGCAGCGCGGGGACACCGTGCTGGAGCTGGGCCCCGGCGCGGACGACCAGCAGGTCCTCACCGCCGCGTTGCGCACCGGCCGGGTGGCCCACTTCGCCTGGCGCGAGCCCACGCTGGTCGAGCTGTTCCGGGACGCCGTCACGCAGACCCGGGAGGTGGCGGCGTGA
- a CDS encoding PLP-dependent aminotransferase family protein — protein sequence MTGTAQTSPATTMISFARGAPSTDIVDVEGLKQAAVAAFDNDPAGTTGYGTAVGYVPLRKWIAEKHGVPVDHVLVTNGSMQADAFLFDELATSGAAVITERPTYDRTLLGLRSRGADVHLVTLEEDGIAVEEVAALLERGLKPTMAHVIPNFQNPAGYTLSLAKRHRLLELAAEHGFVLFEDDPYVDIRFSGEPLPRMLELDGGAASEHVVYASSFSKTVCPGVRVGYLVGPPAIIERIRVRATNTYIAPNMVAQAMVYEFMRGDRFPAALETVKTALAERVGLLDTALRTHLPQATFRRPEGGYFLWVSLPEDEGHDVARITAEAAARGVAIVPGTDFLLEGGENSFRLAYSAVQPSDVDEGVQRLAAAIEAARA from the coding sequence GTGACCGGCACAGCACAGACCTCCCCGGCGACCACGATGATCTCCTTCGCGCGCGGCGCCCCCTCCACCGACATCGTCGACGTCGAGGGCCTCAAGCAGGCCGCCGTCGCCGCGTTCGACAACGACCCGGCCGGCACCACCGGCTACGGGACGGCGGTCGGCTACGTGCCGCTGCGGAAGTGGATCGCCGAGAAGCACGGCGTGCCGGTCGACCACGTGCTGGTCACCAACGGCTCGATGCAGGCCGATGCCTTCCTCTTCGACGAGCTGGCCACCTCCGGCGCGGCCGTGATCACCGAGCGGCCCACCTACGACCGCACCCTGCTGGGCCTGCGCAGCCGTGGCGCCGACGTGCACCTGGTGACGCTGGAGGAGGACGGGATCGCCGTCGAGGAGGTCGCGGCCCTGCTGGAGCGCGGGCTGAAGCCGACGATGGCGCACGTCATCCCGAACTTCCAGAACCCGGCCGGGTACACGCTGTCGCTGGCCAAGCGGCACCGGCTGCTGGAGCTGGCCGCCGAGCACGGCTTCGTGCTGTTCGAGGACGACCCCTACGTCGACATCCGGTTCTCCGGGGAGCCGCTGCCGCGGATGCTGGAGCTCGACGGTGGCGCGGCGAGCGAGCACGTCGTCTACGCCTCGTCGTTCTCTAAGACCGTCTGCCCCGGCGTGCGCGTGGGCTACCTGGTCGGGCCGCCGGCGATCATCGAGCGGATCCGGGTGCGGGCCACCAACACCTACATCGCGCCGAACATGGTCGCCCAGGCGATGGTCTACGAGTTCATGCGCGGCGACCGGTTCCCCGCTGCGCTCGAGACGGTGAAGACCGCACTCGCCGAGCGGGTCGGCCTGCTGGACACCGCGCTGCGCACCCACCTGCCGCAGGCGACCTTCCGCCGTCCCGAGGGCGGCTACTTCCTGTGGGTGTCGCTGCCCGAGGACGAGGGCCACGACGTCGCCCGGATCACCGCCGAGGCCGCCGCCCGCGGGGTGGCGATCGTGCCGGGCACGGACTTCCTGCTCGAGGGCGGCGAGAACTCCTTCCGACTGGCCTACTCCGCCGTGCAGCCCTCCGACGTCGACGAGGGCGTCCAGCGCCTCGCCGCCGCCATCGAGGCCGCCCGCGCCTGA